The DNA region TGCATCTTAAAGACTCATTACCTACTGGGACTTTGTTGATGCATTACAGTATTCCAGATAGAACAGTGCATTTCATTTGAACCAAAACCTTTTGGCTATCAATTTtattagatgattttttttttgttgttcaaaaGCCTTCAGCTTCTCTGAGAGGTCCCTCTTTTCAGCAATAATACATCAGCAAAGATTTGGGTCAAGTCTGAGTTTACTAGACTTTGATCAAAGGTGATTTGTCATCACTAGATAACTAAAGTTGACAATTTAGAGCTCAGTGTCAAAAgatcaaaaccaaaaaaggaagagggggtgGAAGAAAGGGgtaaggaaacaagaatttatttctgagcttactatgtgctaggagaaggaaaagaaaagaaattattgaCAGGGAGCATTCAGAGATGTTGCTTCAAGTGTTCACCAATATTGATCTGACTTTTGGCTAAAGACCAGAAATGAAATAAGacatttgaggaggaaaagaaaaatcaattaggAAAGCAATTGAGGAGGAGGTAAAAGCATTTGAAAGTGTTACAAGCCTTTCCTCTTTCCAGTATTACTGTTTTAAATGGACTTTATTGAGGGCCAGTTTGTGGCAAGTAATTTAGTAACACCCACAGTAATTGCTGGCAGCTGCACCTCCTGATTACCAGTCACAATTTTGAGTCAGGGCCATTTGGTGCTGTCCTGTGGAGAAGGATAAACTTGTTATAGCAACCACACAACCCAACTTTAGTCTGTTGTTCAGAGAAAGCTTTTGTGAAATTAAAGTCAGCACTGGCTCTCTTGCTTTCCCTGCTGATCTAAATGTGACACACGGCAGATGAGGGCTTGGCAGGAATCTCAATCTAATGATGCATTgctgttatttcattttcatgaCTTAGATAAAACTATTATGAAATCACTCTAGCAGGACCTAATAGCTAAGTATATTATGATAATCTGTTGTTGAAACTGACTTTTGTACACTGCCTTCTGAATCATTAGCCAAATGTGATGAATGGCCCAGGTCTGTGAGAGGTCCAGGTAGAGGGTACAAAACCATCCCAACTTGTCAAGATGATACAtttcttatcatttctcttttggaAAATATCCATATAACCCTGGGGCTTTCTCtgattctcctctccccccaccccaccccacccccatcctcttctctcatttccctcctcacaaaaaaaaggaaaagagaaaaggaggggagaggagaagagagcagaagaggagaggagaggaggagaggggaggggaggggagaatcaagagaatcatccaaatcaaaaccaaaaaaaaattgaagcagctTTTTGGAATGGTGGTATTGTCAGAGTGgtagctttaaaaatgaaggcaAAATAACAACCTATCTAAGCAACTGTGGGAGGACTAAGGCTGGCAGAGGgtaagcagcttgcccaggatcacacgacTAGTAAGCTTCTAAGGCCCGAGTCTCGGACtctgcttggtctccctgccacagcTATCTtctcactgaatgggcactgcctcaaagtgagaactctgaAAGACCTTAAGGCCAAGCTTTCCCaaggcatcctgggccatctgcagTCCTCCTGGTccatgtctggccactggacgcAGATGGCTCTACTACggctactatttgccaggtactgtgctaaatagtttacaaatatcatctcatttaatccaatcaattaacaaaattTGGTTGCAGCCAGATTTCAAAGGACTTTCAGGGggttcttttattttattcagaGAATAAGGAGTCACTGAAGCTTCTAAAGAGCAAGGGTTGGACAAGTGCCTCAAGAGTATCAGCCAGTGAGGGAGAgcgggagggagaaagaaagtgagGGTGACTTGTAACTTCCAACAGGACAAGCGGTATCccttggggagagaggggtgtCTCAGAATCCTTCCCAGCATCCTTTGGGAGCACTGGcccagggagggagaggaggagggagaaaggaagtgagGATGACTTGGAATTTCCGGCAGGAAGAGCATGTTCCCTTGGTTAGGGAGAAGAGTCCCAGAGGCCTTCCCATCATCCTTTGGGAGTGCCGGCccgggtgggagggagagagggtgagagaaaggaagtgagaaaGTGAAGGTGATGTAACTTCCGGCAGGACCGGCAGGCTCccttggggagagaagggagtctCGGAGTCCTTCCCATCATCCTTTGGGAGCCCCAGCccgggtgggagggaggaagatggcTGGTCAGAAGAATGTTCTGTTGTCTTTAGCGGTTTACGCGGAGGATTCGGAGCCTGAATCTGACAGCGAGTTTGGAGTGGAAGCGGCTGGGAGAGCAACACCTGTGGAGGAAAAGGGTCACTTAGTGTCTGAAGCCTATGGAGATGATGATTTTTCTCGAATTGAGGGAGATCCAGAAGGCTATGAAGAAGGGGATGAGGAAAACAGCAGACGGACCGAAGATGAAGATTCAGAGACTGAAAAACCCGAGGCTGATGACCGAAAGGAGCTTTCAGAACTGGAACAGAGAGACCCTCAGGAGCTGGTTGCCTCCTCCTGGGAGAGAGTCAGGAACATGTCCCCAGATGAGATTAAAATCCCCCCAGAGCCACCTGGCAAATGCTCAAATCACCTCCAGGAGAAGATACAGAAATTATATGAGCGGAAGATAAAAGAAGGGACGGATATGAACTACATTATCCAGAGGAAGAAGGAATTTCGGAATCCCAGCATCTATGAGAAGCTTATCCAGTACTGTTCGATTGATGAACTTGGCACCAATTATCCCAAGGATATGTTTGACCCCCACGGATGGTCTGAGGACTGCTACTACGAGGCACTAGCTAAAGCACAGAAGTTTGAAATGGACAAATTGGAAAAAGCCaaaaaggagagaacaaaaaTTGAATTTGTGACAGGCACCAAGAAGGGCACCTCGACCAATGTGGCAGCCACCACGACCCCTGCAGTCAGCACCACAGCCAACACGGGGGCTATGGATTCTCAGAAGAAAAAGAGTAAGTGGGATTCTGCTATCCCAGTGACTACAATGGCCCAGCCTACCATCCTTACCACAGCAACTCCCTTGCCAGCCGTTGTCACAGTGACAACAAGTGCTAGTGGCTCCAAGACCACGGTCATCTCAGCTGTAGGCACCATTGTGAAGAAAGCCAAGCAGTGATAGACACAGGGTTGGACATACTTTTTATTGAGGGCCAGCTACCCCAGTATCTTGTCAAGATTATGAATCCTAGCTGTGAAATGCCCCCTTGGATGTAGCACCCCATGCACTCACCCGCCTAAGGCTTTCCAAAGAGCTTCCCACCCTTGAAAATCATTCTCTTTTTGTCTTAATGAGCGAATCTGTTGTCCAGACATACAGAAGGACCCTTGTTGCCCGTCAGGGTAGTGAAGGGGTTGgatataatactaataataaaaataataatgatagcattatgtggtgctttgaggtttgtaaagcactttacaaatatctcattttatcctctcaacatCTCTGGGAGgtgagtactattattatccccattttacagatgaggcatctgaggcaggcagaagttaaatgactttcccaggttcaaaCATCTAGTAAATGTATGAAGTAGGATTAAAACCCCATTCTATTTCAGAATTTCAGATCTTTTCTctaatttcaaatatatttttgtatatgttttatgcTCTGATTCTGTTCTGCACTGCAGTTATTAAATAGTATTACATATTTTCTGAATGTGTCATATCTCCATGCTTTATATCCACCTATCCCTCAAGTAGAGACTTTGTGAGGGTGGGGGGTATGcctttatctttgtatccatcCTCAATGACTGCACATGATTTTCCACATGGACCTGAACTGGGGGAGAATGCCCAGTAAGGAAATGCCTTCCATCATTGCAAAGCAGTGCCTACTTCAGATCTTAGACTGGGGGCACTGAAAGCTAAGGTTCTTACCCAGACTGTAGTACAGGGAGGGAAATGCAGGCTTTGTTGTCAGAGCATCTGAGTTAATCTGAACTCTGTCAgctggtgaccttgggaaagtcaccacCTCTCTAGGTATCATTTTCCTCCTCAAAGTTGAATTATACGGCCCCTATgttcatttccagctctaattctttgCTTTCATAATCCTATTGGATATCTTAAACTAGATATTCTATAGGTGTCTGAAACTCAattgtcccaaactgaactcatctttcccctctcaaaccctctctcttccaaacttccctattatgaTGAGGATGCCACCATTCTCTCAGTCTTCCAGACTCACAACTTAGATGtcttcctcaattcctcactccctctcacccacccatatccagtctgttgcctaGTCCTGTTGAATTTACCTTTGTATCATCTCTCACctgtgcccctttctctcctctgaccctgccaccaGTCTGGTGCAACctccatcacctcatgcctggactggtGTAGTAACATGTTGATGAGTtggcttgcctcaagtctttccccattccaatacatcctctactcagctaccagtgatttttcctaaagcataggtctgatcatgtcacccctctactcaataaattccaatggcttcctgccacctacaggatcaaatataaaatcccctgttGTGCtctaaagccctttataacttgtgtgcacatgcacgcacatacatatgcacacacctttccagtcctcttaacACCTCGTCACCTtatactctgatccagtgacactggccttcttgcttttcctcccaCAAAACACTCCATTTTCCTACTCTGGgtgttttcactgactgtctaccaggcctggaatgctctctgtcctctccacttcctggcttccctcatgGCCCAGCTAAAATTgcatcttttacaagaagcctttccctgtctgccttaatgctagtgcctcccTCTGGTAGTTTtgtccaatttatcttgtatatatcttgtttgtacacacttgtttacatgctgtctccctcattggaCTGTAAAAAAACCATGAGAGAGAGATTGTCTTttacatttgtattcccaggatttagcaaagtgcctgacacatagaaggtacttcataaatatttattcaccGTGATCtatatgtcagagacaagattcaaaccagGTTTTTCAGATTCCACCGCAGCAGAGGTATTAAACTGGTTAGTGTTTAGCAACTGGCATCCCAGGAGGGgtggaaaaaaacacacacatgcacatacacacatatacatatatgtgtgtatatacacatacacatgttagcaaatgtgtatatatgcacatgtgtatgtgtatacacatgtatatattatctttgacacacttttaagtttaatctatacTGTTAACATTGTTCTCCATAATTTTCTTGAGTATAGACAATCAACCAGCGAGCCCtgacttgtagcatttgccattttccaagATGTTCCAAGGTTCACTCTGAAAATTTACCATTTGGCTCTCCAACCACTCAGGACAGGTTTCAGCACAACCCTACTCTATTCAAGGCCAGACCTGACCTGGAAGAAGTGGTACCTGAGGTGAGCCTTAAGTGTAAGATTGTTTAACAAGCAAAGTGCCATTGCATTCCAGCCATGTAAGAAAGCCTGGGGAAAAGGATACAGACAGGGTTCTGAACAATGTCCCAGATATGATGCTAGGGTCTCTGGAAAGAcattaaaagagagagaatgcagCCTCCTTACAGCTCCTATGTCTTTCTAGATCTTTTCTTTCTAAATCCTTCTAGATGACACAAGGAACACACCTAAGAAATAACTAACATTGCCATGCAAGAAATCATTTATCAGTAccatccccacccctgccataaaAATGACTACTAAAAGCGTCTGCCCTTTCTATCTCATAAGGAtagtatgaggatcaaatgaaataataggatctaggagagaccttggagataatctagttcaacttcttcatttttcagaagaggaaactaaggcccagacagTGGgccatgacttgcccatgatcataaaAACAGTGTGTCTGAATACGCTAGCTATTCCTCCAAGCTGTCTCAGATGAAAATTTGATAAAAGCATGCCATCTTTACATTTATCCAAACAATTTctaagagggaactgaggcccagagagattaacttgtctgaagtcacacaggcagtgagcAGGAAAGCAATGATTTTCacccaagccctctgactctagacccagcacacTCCCCTGCCTTATAAAAGAAATGTTGACAGAACAAGGCCAAGGGCAGAACTGAAGTAAAATGAAGTCATTATGTGATATTTTACCGAAACCCGCAAGCCAAATCCATGAGATATCATATCTGATGAGTCATTTTCtgatcattcatccattcatttattcaacaactaAATTAAATGTCTAATTGCACAGAGTTCATATTCTTCACATTGcaaagaaagaattttataaaatcaTTGGTAACCCAGCCAAAACTGTCTTTCTGTAGTAACTTTAAGATCCAAGAAAACAGGATCTGTTTCTTATTTATACTGTATATCTTTCCTGCCCTATGCagcataaatgcttaataaatgcatgttgaatttaattggaTTGAGTGCAGGGTGGTATTACTAGCCTTGAAGTCTTTCCTGAACACTAAACTAGCATCTATTCACTTCAGTTCACCATGGAAAATATTGGGGGAAATGAACTAGAATATATGTGTTTAagcatttttgcttcttttattttaaagtgtttttttccaattaattaaatttattttgcctTCTACCACACCCCCTGTGTAAAACACAACCTTTGTAACAAACATGTATaggcaagtaaaacaaattcttataTTGGCATATCCAAAACTACGTGTTCCATTCTCCACATTTAGTCTGTAACTTTTTGAAAAGGGGTGAGTAGCATTCTTCATTATAGGTCCTCTGGAAGAATGATTGGTCATTATGTTGGTTAGAGTTCTTATCTATCAAAGCTGTTAATTTTTTGCAgtattattgtgtaaattgttatcttggttctgctcatgtatcagttcatacaagtcttcccaggtttctctctaaccatccctttcatcattttttttattttgttaattatttttagttttcaacatttactttcataagattttgagttccaaattttttctctctccctctcctctcccctccccaagacagcatgtaatctgatatagactatacatatacaatcatattaaacatatttctacattagttatgttataaaagaagaacaggaacaaaaaggaagaaccatgagaaaaaaaagaaagaaaatagtgtgcttcgatctgcatttcgactccatagttctttctctcgatacctttcgtcatttcttatggcacattaaTATTCCAGTTTACTCATATGCTATCATTTCTTTAACTGTTGTCCCAAGTCATGGTTATTTAGTTTCTCAGAGAGGCCACTGGCAGTATAATACAAAAGAATTCCATTGACTCCTAAAATTCTACCAAAATGTAAGGCGACTACTCCAAATAATTGTAAGGTCACCACCTAGACAAAAATTGAACAGATAAGGCATAATTGGATTATTTTTATAGAGCCTTTTGGTAAGACACCTTGTCctttgaattcaacaaatataaaataggtaatataaaatatgtgttaAATGCTAGATACAAGACTAGATACAGCATACCCTTGACCTCAATAAGTGCTCATTTCTATGgtgttatagaatcatagatttctgGATTTAGAAGGACCTCAGTGATCAGCTAGTCCAACATACATTCCTTGCTATACCAGAACTAAAAATTGATCAtctagcctctgcctgaagacctccaatgaggaagAAGCCATGACCTCCCAAGGTTGCCCCTTCCATTTTTGAaagctttaattattaggaagcttttacTGATTTCAAGCCTAAACAggcttctttgcaacttgtagGCAaatctggggccaagcagaaccagTCAAATCCCTCTTTAACTTTCAGAGTTTCAAATACTTTGAGGTGGTTTTAAGATCACCACTAAAACTTAAAGCAAAATATCTTTAGTTCCTTCAAATAATTCTCACATGAAAGGAACTCAAGAGCCCAGCCTACCCTGGCTTTCCTTCTCTGATGAATACCTTCCAACTTTTCAGTATTATCCCCTAAATGTGGCATTCAGAACTGAAGACAGTCCAGTTTTCACCTGACCAGGCTAGAGGATAGTaattatcaatttatttatttttggatgtTATACCTCTCTAAATTCAGCTGAAGACAGTACTGGTTTCCTTTGTTGCTACATCATACCATTGAGCCTTAATTGAACTTGAAGTCCACTGAAACTGCCATATCACCATTTCAGACAGACAGCAGTCCAATTATAGTTCTgctatcttgtacttgtgaagctgatCTTTTTAACCTAGATAGaaagtttttcatttattctcatttgccctttccctttccctattcCCCCAACTCTTTCTATTTCCTAGACACTATGGGAAAGGAGAGCAATATGGTGCCTCACACTGCTTAGATAATTGTTAGTTGTTGTTTTTGAAGTCacgtctcactcttcatgacccaatttgggattttcttagtaaagatactggagcagtttgccactttcttctctagctcattttatagatgaagaaacttaggcacatagggttaagtgacttgaccagggtcctACAACTACtacatttctgaggccagatttgaactcagaacgatgagacatcctgactccaagaccagcactccacctagctacccatggAAATTATTAACTAATTGCTAtaatgtattttttcccctctacatTTGGTAgaaatctacttt from Trichosurus vulpecula isolate mTriVul1 chromosome 1, mTriVul1.pri, whole genome shotgun sequence includes:
- the LOC118834947 gene encoding SAP30-binding protein-like; translation: MAGQKNVLLSLAVYAEDSEPESDSEFGVEAAGRATPVEEKGHLVSEAYGDDDFSRIEGDPEGYEEGDEENSRRTEDEDSETEKPEADDRKELSELEQRDPQELVASSWERVRNMSPDEIKIPPEPPGKCSNHLQEKIQKLYERKIKEGTDMNYIIQRKKEFRNPSIYEKLIQYCSIDELGTNYPKDMFDPHGWSEDCYYEALAKAQKFEMDKLEKAKKERTKIEFVTGTKKGTSTNVAATTTPAVSTTANTGAMDSQKKKSKWDSAIPVTTMAQPTILTTATPLPAVVTVTTSASGSKTTVISAVGTIVKKAKQ